The Cucumis melo cultivar AY chromosome 5, USDA_Cmelo_AY_1.0, whole genome shotgun sequence genome has a segment encoding these proteins:
- the LOC103494489 gene encoding CST complex subunit TEN1 isoform X2 encodes MALSAIKSGALVSLKDLMKPSSEFFKDGASLRVTGKLVEYSVETAIAIIVDGNVNLKIDTQHLRELSIRIGSIYQFIGELLVQSDNEARVGRNVDGIDLNLYHQSLQLLRQFQADHLNKRTN; translated from the exons ATGGCTTTATCTGCAATAAAATCAGGGGCGTTGGTTTCACTGAAAGACTTGATGAAGCCATCTTCTGAGTTCTTCAAGGATGGGGCTTCGCTTAGAGTTACTGGAAA ATTAGTGGAGTATTCTGTAGAGACGGCCATTGCCATAATTGTGGATGGAAATGTTAACTTGAAGATCGACACACAGCATCTAAGAGAGCTTAGCATTCGCATTGGTTCCATATATCAATTTATTGGTGAACTACTTGTTCAGTCAGATAATGAG GCACGTGTTGGCAGGAATGTTGATGGCATTGACCTCAACCTTTATCATCAGTCCTTGCAGCTGTTAAGACAATTTCAAGCTGATCACTTGAACAAGAGAACAAATTAG
- the LOC103494489 gene encoding CST complex subunit TEN1 isoform X1 — translation MALSAIKSGALVSLKDLMKPSSEFFKDGASLRVTGKLVEYSVETAIAIIVDGNVNLKIDTQHLRELSIRIGSIYQFIGELLVQSDNEAILQARVGRNVDGIDLNLYHQSLQLLRQFQADHLNKRTN, via the exons ATGGCTTTATCTGCAATAAAATCAGGGGCGTTGGTTTCACTGAAAGACTTGATGAAGCCATCTTCTGAGTTCTTCAAGGATGGGGCTTCGCTTAGAGTTACTGGAAA ATTAGTGGAGTATTCTGTAGAGACGGCCATTGCCATAATTGTGGATGGAAATGTTAACTTGAAGATCGACACACAGCATCTAAGAGAGCTTAGCATTCGCATTGGTTCCATATATCAATTTATTGGTGAACTACTTGTTCAGTCAGATAATGAG GCAATTTTGCAGGCACGTGTTGGCAGGAATGTTGATGGCATTGACCTCAACCTTTATCATCAGTCCTTGCAGCTGTTAAGACAATTTCAAGCTGATCACTTGAACAAGAGAACAAATTAG